The following coding sequences are from one Microvirgula aerodenitrificans DSM 15089 window:
- a CDS encoding homogentisate 1,2-dioxygenase has translation MSTSPIYWPLAQGRHSPQAHADLPAGSYEREMGRDGFAGPACHFHHAHPPTGWSAIDGELRPRAFDFNLLPASDTCPWSAPLLLGNRQLAIRQWRAGQPTPLVRDADGDLLLFVHAGAGTLFCDWGRLDYRDGDYLLLPRGALWRLEPATPGPMLLIEAIDGRYDLPDRGLLGRHALFDAACLRTPVIDDAFLAQQGDTPTAVRVKRFDRVSTLRYPFNPLDSIGWHGDLCAFALNWRDIRPVMSHRYHLPPTVHATFFAPGFMISTFVPRPLESDPGALKLPFFHSNDDYDEFIFYHAGEFMSRDHIYPGMATLHPTGLPHGPHPKAFATAAAGARAFTDEVAVMVDSRKPLLVAPLPDGVEWTAYADSWKG, from the coding sequence ATGAGCACCTCACCGATCTACTGGCCGCTGGCACAGGGCCGCCACTCGCCGCAGGCGCATGCCGACCTGCCGGCAGGCAGCTACGAACGCGAGATGGGCCGTGACGGCTTTGCCGGTCCGGCCTGTCACTTCCATCACGCCCACCCGCCGACCGGCTGGTCAGCGATCGACGGCGAGCTGCGGCCGCGCGCATTCGATTTCAACCTGCTGCCCGCCAGTGATACCTGCCCGTGGAGCGCGCCGCTGCTGCTCGGCAACCGGCAACTGGCCATCCGCCAATGGCGCGCAGGGCAACCGACACCGCTGGTACGCGACGCCGATGGCGACCTGCTGCTGTTCGTCCATGCCGGTGCCGGCACGCTGTTCTGCGACTGGGGCCGGCTCGACTACCGCGACGGCGACTACCTGCTGCTGCCGCGTGGTGCGCTGTGGCGGCTGGAACCGGCGACACCGGGGCCGATGCTGCTGATCGAGGCCATCGACGGTCGCTACGATCTGCCGGACAGGGGCCTGCTTGGCCGCCACGCCCTGTTCGACGCCGCCTGCCTGCGCACGCCGGTCATCGACGATGCCTTTCTGGCCCAGCAGGGCGATACGCCGACTGCGGTCCGGGTCAAGCGTTTCGACCGCGTCAGCACGCTGCGCTACCCGTTCAATCCGCTGGACAGCATCGGCTGGCACGGCGACCTGTGTGCGTTCGCGCTCAACTGGCGCGACATCCGCCCGGTCATGAGCCATCGCTACCACCTGCCGCCGACCGTGCACGCGACCTTCTTCGCGCCGGGCTTCATGATCAGCACTTTTGTACCCCGCCCGCTGGAATCCGACCCTGGCGCATTGAAACTGCCGTTTTTCCACAGCAATGACGACTACGATGAATTTATCTTCTATCACGCCGGCGAGTTCATGAGCCGCGACCACATCTACCCGGGCATGGCCACGCTGCATCCGACCGGCCTGCCCCACGGCCCGCATCCGAAAGCCTTCGCCACGGCGGCGGCCGGCGCGCGGGCCTTTACCGACGAGGTCGCGGTGATGGTGGACAGTCGCAAACCCCTATTGGTTGCGCCGTTGCCGGACGGCGTGGAATGGACGGCTTACGCGGATTCCTGGAAGGGCTGA
- the hppD gene encoding 4-hydroxyphenylpyruvate dioxygenase, whose translation MADPLNPMGTDGFEFIEFVAPEPAALEALFTQLGFVRTGLHRTKRVALWQQGDIHFIVNAEPASFGADFARLHGPSVCAFAFRVGNAADAYRRALELGAEGVPHRAGPMELNLPAIRGIGGACLYLVERFGEHSLYDVDFRLTPADTRGCGLTGIDHLTHNVERGHMDDWAGFYQRLFNFREIRYFDIEGKLTGLRSRAMTSPCGKIRIPINESADDRSQIEEYLRAYHGEGVQHIALGCDDIYATVEALRARGVRFLDTPDSYYDGVDARLPGHGEDLARLRSDRILIDGSPGGGRLLQIFTDTVIGPIFFEIIQRKGDEGFGEGNFRALFEAIERDQVARGVLSDTGAPQ comes from the coding sequence ATGGCAGACCCCCTCAATCCGATGGGAACCGACGGTTTCGAGTTCATCGAATTCGTCGCCCCCGAGCCCGCGGCGCTGGAAGCGCTGTTCACCCAACTGGGCTTCGTCCGTACCGGCCTGCACCGCACCAAGCGCGTCGCGCTGTGGCAGCAGGGTGATATCCATTTCATCGTCAATGCCGAACCGGCCAGTTTCGGCGCCGACTTCGCCCGCCTGCACGGCCCGTCGGTGTGCGCCTTTGCCTTCCGGGTCGGCAATGCCGCCGATGCCTACCGGCGCGCGCTCGAGCTCGGCGCCGAGGGCGTTCCGCACCGCGCCGGGCCGATGGAACTGAACCTGCCGGCGATCAGGGGCATCGGCGGCGCCTGCCTGTACCTGGTCGAGCGCTTCGGCGAGCATTCGCTGTACGACGTCGATTTCCGGCTGACCCCGGCCGATACCCGGGGGTGCGGCCTGACCGGCATCGATCACCTGACCCACAACGTCGAACGCGGCCATATGGACGACTGGGCCGGTTTCTACCAGCGGCTGTTCAATTTCCGCGAGATCCGCTATTTCGACATCGAGGGCAAACTGACCGGGCTCAGGAGCCGGGCGATGACCAGCCCGTGCGGCAAGATCCGCATCCCGATCAACGAATCGGCCGATGACCGCTCGCAGATCGAGGAGTACCTGCGCGCCTACCATGGCGAAGGGGTCCAGCACATCGCGCTCGGCTGCGACGACATCTATGCAACAGTCGAGGCACTGCGTGCGCGCGGCGTGCGTTTTCTCGACACGCCGGACAGCTACTACGACGGCGTCGATGCCCGCCTGCCCGGCCATGGCGAAGACCTGGCGCGTCTGCGCAGCGATCGCATCCTGATCGACGGCAGCCCCGGCGGCGGGCGGTTGCTGCAGATTTTCACCGATACCGTCATCGGGCCGATTTTCTTCGAGATCATCCAGCGCAAGGGTGACGAGGGCTTCGGCGAAGGCAATTTCCGCGCGCTGTTCGAGGCCATCGAGCGCGACCAGGTCGCACGGGGTGTGCTGTCCGACACGGGGGCCCCGCAATGA
- a CDS encoding phenylalanine 4-monooxygenase, protein MSAPSDTACMVDLATFPVPDYSDTEHETWTRLYARQRELLPGRACDEYLAGLARLELSETRLPRLVDISRRIEQYTGWRLTRVAGLVENDDFFTLLAGRCFPSTDFIRKPDELDYTPAPDMFHDLIGHAPLLTHSRFAAFFERFGHAGKAAFASGHPATEWLPRIYWYTVEFGLIRAAEGLRIYGSGIVSSPGEVLHSLSDAVTRHDFDLDAIAARDYDIWHMQNDLFVIDSFDQLEDDFAAWCREARLG, encoded by the coding sequence ATGTCCGCCCCATCCGACACCGCCTGCATGGTCGATCTGGCCACTTTCCCTGTCCCCGACTACAGCGATACCGAGCATGAGACCTGGACGCGCCTGTATGCGCGCCAGCGCGAACTGCTGCCCGGCCGCGCCTGTGACGAGTACCTGGCCGGTCTGGCCCGGCTGGAGCTGTCGGAAACCCGGCTGCCACGACTGGTCGACATCAGCCGCCGCATCGAGCAATACACCGGCTGGCGGCTGACCCGGGTCGCCGGACTGGTCGAGAACGACGACTTCTTCACCCTGCTGGCCGGACGCTGTTTTCCGTCCACCGACTTTATCCGCAAGCCGGACGAGCTCGACTACACCCCGGCGCCGGACATGTTCCATGACCTGATCGGCCACGCACCGCTGCTGACCCACTCGCGCTTCGCCGCTTTCTTCGAGCGCTTCGGTCATGCCGGCAAGGCAGCGTTCGCCAGCGGCCATCCGGCCACCGAGTGGCTGCCGCGCATCTACTGGTACACGGTCGAGTTCGGCCTGATTCGTGCGGCCGAAGGGCTGCGCATCTATGGTTCGGGCATCGTGTCATCACCGGGCGAGGTGCTGCACAGTCTGTCCGACGCGGTTACCCGCCACGATTTCGACCTCGATGCCATCGCCGCGCGCGATTACGACATCTGGCACATGCAGAACGACCTGTTCGTCATCGACAGTTTCGACCAGCTCGAAGACGATTTTGCCGCCTGGTGCCGCGAGGCCCGGCTCGGCTGA
- a CDS encoding Lrp/AsnC family transcriptional regulator: MPSLELDKTDIKILAALQKNGRLTNVELAETVALSPSPCLRRLKQLEESGVIRQYVALLEPARIGLGLQAFVRVSLEKRDGESINAFSRAVRSWPEVISGFAMTGEVDFLLHVYFEDLEHFSRFIMNTLITHPGVSDVKSSFVLNEIKHTTALPLSHMGIPS, encoded by the coding sequence ATGCCAAGCCTCGAACTAGACAAGACAGACATCAAGATTCTCGCCGCCCTGCAGAAGAATGGCAGGCTGACCAATGTGGAGCTGGCCGAAACCGTCGCCCTATCGCCCTCGCCGTGCCTGCGACGCCTGAAGCAGCTGGAGGAAAGCGGCGTGATCCGCCAGTATGTGGCCCTGCTCGAGCCGGCCCGTATCGGGCTGGGCCTGCAGGCATTCGTCCGCGTATCGCTGGAAAAGCGCGACGGCGAGTCGATCAACGCCTTCAGCCGCGCGGTGCGCAGCTGGCCGGAAGTCATCAGCGGCTTCGCCATGACCGGCGAAGTGGACTTCCTGCTGCACGTGTATTTCGAGGACCTGGAGCACTTCTCGCGCTTCATCATGAACACGCTGATCACCCACCCGGGCGTGTCGGACGTGAAATCCAGCTTCGTGCTGAACGAGATCAAGCACACGACAGCGTTGCCGCTGTCGCATATGGGCATCCCGTCCTGA
- a CDS encoding glutathione peroxidase, whose product MPRLLPLSLLLIAGMANAACPPLLDHRFKLLDGSSLDLCQYADQPILVVNTASKCGFAPQFDALEKLYRDYKPRGLLVIGFPSNDFRQELPSNKEIGDFCRLTYFVQFPMVESSVVTGSKAIPFFKQLKAATGDVPRWNFHKYVIAPGGKTVTAFGTLTKPDAPEILDAIRPGLRPAP is encoded by the coding sequence ATGCCCCGCCTGCTTCCTCTCTCCCTGCTGCTGATCGCCGGCATGGCCAATGCCGCCTGCCCGCCGCTGCTCGACCACCGCTTCAAACTGCTGGACGGCAGCAGCCTCGACCTGTGTCAGTACGCGGATCAGCCGATTCTGGTGGTAAACACCGCCAGCAAGTGCGGCTTTGCGCCGCAGTTCGACGCGCTGGAAAAGCTGTACCGCGACTACAAGCCGCGCGGGCTGCTGGTCATCGGTTTCCCGAGCAACGACTTCCGCCAGGAGCTTCCCAGCAACAAGGAAATCGGCGATTTCTGCCGGCTGACTTATTTCGTCCAGTTCCCGATGGTGGAAAGCTCGGTGGTGACCGGCAGCAAGGCCATCCCGTTCTTCAAACAACTGAAGGCGGCAACCGGCGACGTGCCGCGCTGGAATTTCCACAAGTACGTGATCGCGCCGGGCGGCAAGACCGTTACCGCTTTCGGCACGCTCACCAAACCGGATGCCCCGGAGATACTGGATGCGATCCGGCCGGGACTGCGCCCGGCCCCGTGA
- the trxA gene encoding thioredoxin produces MAVENLNQDTFKTALDDERPLVVDFWAPWCGPCRNFAPVFEAASEAHPDIRFVKINTEEEQDLANAFRIRSIPTLMVFREQVMLFNQAGALSAPQLEQLIGQIKSVDMAEVHRQIAEDAAAKE; encoded by the coding sequence ATGGCCGTCGAAAACCTGAATCAGGACACATTCAAAACCGCGCTGGACGATGAGCGTCCGCTTGTCGTCGATTTCTGGGCGCCGTGGTGCGGCCCGTGCCGCAATTTCGCCCCGGTGTTCGAAGCCGCATCCGAAGCCCATCCGGACATACGCTTCGTCAAGATCAACACCGAGGAAGAACAGGACCTGGCCAATGCTTTCCGCATCCGCTCGATCCCGACGCTGATGGTGTTCCGCGAACAGGTGATGCTGTTCAACCAGGCCGGCGCACTGTCCGCGCCCCAGCTCGAACAGCTGATCGGGCAGATCAAGTCGGTCGACATGGCGGAAGTGCATCGTCAGATTGCCGAGGACGCGGCAGCAAAGGAATAG
- a CDS encoding MFS transporter, which yields MTTIQLTHETSQPAPSRQLVLLLAAGAGLSVASLYYSQPMLGVLGPDLQTSDRMAGLVPTLTQLGYALGILLLAPLGDRFDRRLIIVTKAVLLTLALLLSGLAPGIAPLLVSSAAVGLTATLAQDIVPAAAILAPAAQRGRIVGTVMTGLLLGILLSRVVSGFVAEHFGWRTMYVTAAAAIALTGLAAWRGLPRFRPTTQLAYGALMHSLLVLWRRHAALRRAAWAQGLLSVGFSAFWSTLAVMLHASFHLGSAAAGAFGLAGAAGALAAPLAGRLADRKGPERVMRLGAGLAALSFALLGLAVLLPATAQLALIALAAAGFDFGIQAALVAHQTQVYGIEPAARSRLNALLFTGVFIGMATGAALGSLALAQWGWTGVIALATAASLAALLVRLTQRTGMA from the coding sequence ATGACCACCATCCAATTAACGCATGAAACCAGCCAGCCAGCTCCCTCGCGCCAACTGGTGCTGCTGCTGGCGGCCGGCGCCGGGCTGAGCGTGGCCTCGCTGTACTACAGCCAGCCGATGCTGGGCGTGCTGGGCCCCGACCTGCAGACCAGCGACCGGATGGCCGGTCTGGTGCCGACCCTGACCCAGCTCGGCTATGCGCTGGGCATCCTGCTGCTGGCTCCGCTTGGCGACCGTTTCGACCGCCGCCTGATCATCGTGACCAAGGCCGTGCTGCTGACGCTGGCCCTGCTGCTGAGCGGGCTCGCCCCCGGCATCGCGCCACTGCTGGTCAGCAGCGCGGCGGTCGGGCTGACGGCGACGCTGGCACAGGACATCGTGCCGGCCGCCGCGATCCTGGCGCCCGCCGCCCAGCGCGGCAGGATTGTCGGCACGGTGATGACCGGCCTGCTGCTGGGCATTCTGCTGTCGCGGGTGGTCAGCGGTTTTGTGGCCGAGCATTTCGGCTGGCGCACGATGTATGTCACCGCCGCCGCGGCCATCGCCCTGACCGGCCTCGCCGCCTGGCGCGGCCTGCCCCGCTTCCGGCCCACCACGCAACTGGCTTATGGCGCGCTGATGCATTCGCTGCTGGTGCTGTGGCGTCGCCATGCGGCGCTGCGCCGTGCAGCCTGGGCCCAGGGCCTGCTGTCGGTCGGCTTCAGTGCCTTCTGGTCCACGCTGGCCGTGATGCTGCATGCGTCCTTCCATCTGGGCAGCGCTGCCGCCGGAGCCTTTGGCCTGGCCGGTGCCGCCGGGGCGCTGGCGGCCCCGCTGGCCGGTCGTCTGGCCGATCGCAAGGGTCCGGAACGGGTCATGCGCCTCGGCGCCGGGCTGGCAGCGCTGTCGTTCGCTCTGCTCGGCCTGGCTGTCCTGCTGCCCGCGACGGCCCAGCTGGCCCTGATCGCCCTCGCGGCAGCAGGTTTCGACTTCGGCATCCAGGCGGCACTGGTCGCCCACCAGACCCAGGTCTATGGCATTGAGCCCGCTGCACGCAGCCGCCTGAATGCCCTGCTGTTCACCGGGGTGTTCATCGGCATGGCAACGGGCGCGGCGCTCGGCAGTCTGGCGCTGGCGCAATGGGGCTGGACGGGGGTTATTGCCCTGGCCACGGCGGCATCGCTGGCCGCCCTGCTTGTCCGCCTGACACAGCGCACAGGCATGGCATAG
- a CDS encoding LysR family transcriptional regulator — MKDTDFAGLDRIGLMQTFVRIVEAGSLSAAAAQLETSQPTVSRRLQTLERALGLKLLQRSTHAMTLTDDGRRCFAHAKTLLDSWQAMSADLRGVKDEAEGHLRVIAPHAFGQGQLIAPLMAYLDRHPRVTVEWLLHDRRPDFIAEGIDCAIQVGSVDDPSVVAIRLAEVPRIAVAAPSLLAGRPLPTSAAALETLPWLALQTFYRHEVALTSLGDGDVHRFAIRPRLSTDSLYALRNAMLSGLGAGLVSAWMVKDDVAEGRLLHLAPGWRADPLPVFLVYPFASYYPARLRLFLQLMREAMPGISGMQVPLP; from the coding sequence ATGAAAGACACCGATTTTGCCGGCCTGGACCGGATCGGACTGATGCAGACCTTCGTCCGCATCGTCGAAGCGGGCAGCCTGTCGGCCGCCGCGGCGCAACTGGAGACCAGCCAGCCAACGGTCAGCCGGCGGCTGCAGACACTGGAACGCGCACTCGGACTGAAGCTGCTGCAGCGCTCGACCCATGCCATGACCCTGACCGACGACGGCCGGCGCTGCTTCGCCCATGCCAAGACGCTGCTCGACAGCTGGCAGGCGATGAGTGCGGACCTGCGCGGGGTCAAGGACGAGGCGGAAGGTCATCTGCGCGTCATCGCGCCGCATGCGTTTGGCCAGGGCCAGCTGATTGCGCCGCTGATGGCCTATCTGGATCGCCATCCGCGGGTGACAGTGGAATGGCTGCTGCATGACCGGCGGCCGGATTTCATCGCCGAAGGCATCGACTGCGCCATTCAGGTCGGGTCGGTAGATGATCCGTCGGTGGTGGCCATCCGGCTGGCCGAAGTGCCGCGCATTGCCGTGGCCGCACCGTCGCTGCTCGCCGGGCGGCCTTTGCCCACCTCGGCGGCAGCGCTGGAGACACTGCCGTGGCTGGCGCTGCAGACCTTCTATCGTCACGAAGTGGCACTGACGTCGCTGGGTGACGGCGATGTCCACCGCTTTGCCATCCGGCCACGGTTGAGTACCGACAGCCTGTACGCGCTGCGCAATGCCATGCTGTCGGGGCTGGGGGCCGGCCTGGTGTCCGCCTGGATGGTGAAGGACGACGTGGCGGAAGGGCGCCTGCTGCATCTGGCCCCGGGCTGGCGTGCCGACCCGTTGCCGGTGTTCCTGGTTTACCCGTTCGCAAGTTACTACCCGGCCCGCCTGCGCCTGTTCCTCCAGCTGATGCGCGAGGCGATGCCGGGCATCTCGGGCATGCAGGTGCCATTGCCCTGA
- a CDS encoding class I SAM-dependent methyltransferase produces MRDLTPLINRLKKNDRHLGKWARREGIQCYRVYDRDLPEFPVAIDRYADRLHIAEYDTGWQQDEDTHEVWVEGVKAAASEALGVAFETIAFKTRRRQKGLAQYEKTGEDGAFFVVEEAGLKFRVNLDSYLDTGLFLDHRPTRARIRQEAAGKRFLNLFAYTGSFSVYAAAGGARETVTVDLSNTYLQWAGLNMELNGFTDPAAHRRDRADVFQWLDDTIRDGEHFDLIVMDPPTFSNSKKMIDVLDIQRDHGWLIDSAMMVLAPGGTLYFSTNLRGFRLDADLADKYRLEDISAVSVPEDFRNRKIHQCFRLQARA; encoded by the coding sequence GTGCGCGACCTCACCCCGCTCATCAACCGGCTGAAGAAAAACGATCGCCACCTCGGCAAATGGGCCCGCCGGGAAGGCATCCAGTGCTATCGCGTCTATGATCGCGACCTGCCCGAGTTTCCCGTCGCCATCGACCGCTACGCCGACCGCCTGCATATCGCCGAGTACGACACCGGCTGGCAGCAGGACGAAGATACCCACGAAGTCTGGGTCGAAGGCGTCAAGGCGGCGGCCAGCGAGGCGCTCGGCGTCGCGTTCGAGACCATCGCCTTCAAGACCCGTCGCCGGCAGAAGGGCCTGGCCCAGTACGAAAAGACCGGCGAGGACGGCGCCTTCTTCGTCGTCGAGGAGGCCGGGCTGAAATTTCGCGTCAATCTCGACAGCTATCTGGATACCGGACTGTTTCTCGACCATCGCCCGACCCGCGCCCGCATCCGTCAGGAAGCGGCCGGCAAGCGTTTCCTGAACCTGTTCGCCTATACCGGCAGTTTCAGCGTCTACGCGGCGGCGGGGGGCGCGCGCGAGACAGTGACGGTGGATCTGTCCAACACCTATCTGCAGTGGGCCGGTCTGAACATGGAGCTGAACGGCTTCACCGACCCGGCGGCGCACCGTCGCGACCGCGCCGACGTGTTCCAGTGGCTGGACGACACCATTCGCGACGGCGAACATTTCGACCTGATCGTCATGGACCCGCCGACCTTCTCCAACTCGAAGAAGATGATCGACGTACTCGACATCCAGCGCGATCACGGCTGGCTGATCGACAGCGCGATGATGGTGCTCGCCCCCGGCGGCACGTTGTACTTTTCGACCAATCTGCGCGGCTTCAGGCTGGACGCCGACCTGGCGGACAAGTACCGGCTGGAGGATATCAGCGCGGTTTCGGTGCCCGAGGACTTCCGCAACCGCAAGATCCACCAGTGCTTCCGCCTGCAGGCCAGGGCCTGA
- a CDS encoding potassium channel family protein gives MLEHFFLGLGLTLATVTLHVAGLYLILRVLRPARKRQRVVAELARLGLVTFALLLVHALEMLLWAEAIQWQTSLTDFSDALYYSMSSYTTVGYGDVVPSGHERVIGPFEAIVGILMAGLSTAFLIRVAVPSWLAELPRHHP, from the coding sequence ATGCTTGAGCATTTTTTCCTCGGACTGGGCCTGACACTGGCCACGGTGACCCTGCATGTCGCCGGCCTGTACCTGATTCTGCGCGTGCTGCGGCCGGCGCGGAAACGGCAGCGCGTCGTGGCCGAACTGGCCCGTCTCGGGCTGGTGACCTTTGCCCTGCTGCTGGTGCATGCGCTGGAGATGCTGCTGTGGGCGGAAGCGATCCAGTGGCAGACCTCGCTGACGGATTTCAGCGACGCGCTGTACTACTCGATGTCCAGCTACACCACCGTGGGCTATGGCGATGTGGTGCCGAGCGGGCACGAACGCGTCATCGGTCCGTTCGAGGCCATCGTCGGCATCCTGATGGCCGGCCTGTCGACGGCGTTCCTGATCCGGGTCGCGGTGCCGAGCTGGCTGGCCGAGCTGCCGCGCCACCATCCGTAA
- a CDS encoding ATP-binding protein: MTDHIDALISRFDQLLERLDRALPPLPEPTDWRAHAFRWRVRNGRGWLAAVDQPHSIRLSDIANVDAQKDKLVRNTAAFVAGRPANNVLLSGSRGSGKSSLVKALLPAFSAQGLRLVEVDRTHLADLPDIIEQVADRPERFILFCDDLSFEEGDDAYKALKSALDGGISRRCDNLLVYSTSNRRHLLPDRMRDNLDTRSVDGEIHPGEAVEEKVSLSERFGLWLSFYPFSQDEYLAAAEVWLSHFKLKLTKEARQAALLWAQMRGARSGRVAWQFACDWAGRTPAERKQL; encoded by the coding sequence ATGACCGACCACATCGACGCCCTGATTTCCCGGTTCGACCAGTTGCTCGAACGCCTCGATCGCGCGCTGCCGCCACTGCCGGAACCCACCGACTGGCGTGCGCATGCCTTCCGCTGGCGCGTGCGCAATGGCCGCGGCTGGCTGGCGGCCGTCGACCAGCCGCACAGCATCCGCCTGAGCGACATCGCCAATGTCGACGCGCAGAAGGACAAGCTGGTGCGCAACACCGCCGCCTTCGTCGCCGGACGTCCGGCCAACAATGTGCTGCTGTCCGGCTCGCGCGGCTCGGGCAAGTCGTCGCTGGTCAAGGCCCTGCTGCCGGCCTTCTCCGCGCAGGGACTGCGTCTGGTCGAAGTCGATCGCACCCATCTGGCCGATCTGCCGGACATCATCGAGCAGGTGGCCGACCGCCCCGAACGCTTTATCCTGTTCTGTGACGACCTGTCGTTCGAAGAGGGCGACGACGCGTACAAGGCGCTGAAGAGCGCGCTGGACGGCGGCATCAGCCGCCGCTGCGACAACCTGCTGGTCTACTCGACCTCGAACCGGCGCCACCTGCTGCCGGACCGGATGCGCGACAACCTCGATACCCGCTCGGTCGATGGCGAAATCCATCCCGGCGAGGCGGTGGAGGAAAAAGTGTCACTGTCCGAACGCTTCGGGCTGTGGCTGTCGTTCTATCCGTTCAGCCAGGACGAATACCTGGCCGCCGCCGAGGTCTGGCTCTCCCATTTCAAGCTCAAACTGACGAAGGAAGCCCGCCAGGCCGCCCTGCTGTGGGCGCAGATGCGCGGCGCACGCTCGGGCCGCGTCGCCTGGCAGTTCGCCTGCGACTGGGCCGGGCGTACACCGGCCGAGCGCAAACAGTTGTAG
- the plsY gene encoding glycerol-3-phosphate 1-O-acyltransferase PlsY encodes MSTIAFIVAAYLIGSLPFAVIVSKTMGLSDPRSYGSKNPGATNVLRSGNKKAAALTLFGDAAKGWLAVFLAQQFGPRHGLAEPEFAMVALAVFAGHLWPLFLRFRGGKGVATALGVLVAVNPLIALSSAAVWLLIAATTRYSSLAAILAAIAAPVATAFIQPGVYFGAIVVIALLLVRKHKQNILNLLSGQEGRIGAGKTAANGEQDS; translated from the coding sequence ATGTCCACGATAGCGTTCATCGTTGCCGCCTACCTGATCGGGTCCTTGCCCTTCGCTGTCATCGTCAGCAAAACGATGGGACTGTCCGACCCGCGCAGCTACGGATCGAAGAATCCGGGCGCGACCAACGTGCTGCGCAGCGGCAACAAGAAGGCGGCGGCGCTGACCCTGTTCGGCGACGCGGCCAAGGGCTGGCTGGCGGTCTTTCTCGCCCAGCAGTTCGGCCCGCGCCATGGACTGGCCGAACCGGAATTCGCCATGGTCGCACTGGCGGTATTCGCCGGCCACCTGTGGCCGCTGTTCCTGCGCTTTCGCGGCGGCAAGGGCGTGGCCACGGCGCTCGGTGTACTGGTTGCCGTCAATCCGCTGATTGCGCTGAGTTCGGCCGCCGTGTGGCTGCTGATCGCCGCCACGACCCGCTACTCGTCGCTGGCCGCCATTCTGGCCGCCATCGCCGCGCCGGTCGCCACGGCCTTTATCCAGCCCGGCGTCTACTTTGGCGCCATTGTCGTCATCGCCCTGTTGCTGGTGCGCAAGCACAAGCAGAATATCCTCAATCTGCTGTCCGGCCAGGAAGGCCGGATCGGTGCCGGCAAGACGGCGGCAAACGGCGAGCAGGATTCTTGA